In Rhodopirellula sp. P2, the DNA window AAGCGGATGTTGTAAAACGACCGACGGCAGACCTTTCCCCTGACTTTGTTCTCTCGTAACCCCATTCCCTCGAAACCATTTTTTGAGATTGGCACCCATGATCACCATCGTTGACTACCAAATGGGAAACCTCCGCAGCGTCCAAAAGGCGGTGGAGCGTTCGGGCGTGGAAGCGGAGATCACCAGTGACGCCAGCCAGATCGCAGCGGCCGAGCGATTGATTCTGCCGGGCGTGGGAGCGTTTGGGGATGCGATTGGCGAGATTCGTCGTCGCGATCTGGAAAAACCAATCAAGGACTTCATCGCGTCGGGCAAACCCTTTTTGGGAATCTGCCTGGGCCTGCAGATGTTGTTTGAACAGGGCCTGGAAGGCGGCACCCACGAAGGTCTGGGGGTGTTGGCTGGCGACGTGGTCCCGTTCGAATTGCCGGTGGAATACAAGGTCCCGCACATGGGATGGAACGCGGTCGATGTGCAATCGGCGGGGGCCGATCTGGGCATTCCATCCGGAACTCATTTTTACTTTGTTCACTCGTACTACGTTCGTCCGACCGATCCGTCCGTGGTGGCACTGACCTGTGACTACGGCGGCGAGTTTTGTGCCGCCGTGCGTCGTGGCAACTTGATCGCGACGCAGTTCCACCCCGAAAAGAGCCAGGGAGACGGGCTGCGATTGATGCAGCGTTTCGCAACCTCGCCGGTCGAAGTCGCCTGAGCCATCCGCCACCCAAACAGAGACGAAAATTCATGAATCCATCCATCTCGACTCCACCCGCTCACCAACTGCAAACCGAAAACGGGAGTGTCCAAATTCGGTTTGAGTGGCAGCAGGATCGCTACGCTCACGTCGTTCGCTGGCAGTCCGAATCGGGCGAGGTGTGCGAAGCCCGCAGCGAAGAAGGTTCGTCCGATCAGGACTGGCCCGCCTCACCGGCACTTCAGCAATTGTCAACCGAGACCATCGAAGGCGTGCCGACAATCCTGGGAGTCGGCTGTGCCGGCAGCAGTCACTTCAGTGTCAGCGTGCAGGTTTTGGAAACAGGTGACTCATCGGCAGATGGGAATTCGCGTCCCGCTGTTCGATTTGACTGGGCGGTCAGGATGTCGGCTGCCGCTGCGAAGGAGCATCCGGACGCCGACTTGGGGACCAAGTACTCAGCGGAAAAAATGCTGGCAAGTTGTTTGCATGGGCAGACCCAGATGATTTGCGATCCTGAATCTGCGGGCGGGACTCGCTTTGTTCCGGATCCATCCGGTGGTGGTCGCACACGGCAGTGGAGCTACGACCTGCTCGGGGCGGCTTGCGCAGATCCCGAGTAGCGACAGTCGCCAAGACTTTCGGGGATTCGTGCTGCCAAACGAAACTCTTGACGAGTTTCGCTACCCGAACCTTTCTCCATCCGGTGGTGGTCGCACGCGGCAGTGGAGCTACGACCTGCTCGGGACGGTTTGCGCAGATCCCAAGTAGCGACAGTCGTCAAGACTTTCGGGGATTCGTGCTGCCACTCGAAACTCTTGACGAGTTTCGCTACCCGAACCTTTCTCCATCCGGTGGTGGTCGCACGCGGCAGTGGAGCTACGACCTGCTCGGGGCGGTTTGCGCAGATCCCGAGTAGCGACAGTCGTCAAGACTTTCGGGGATTCGTGCTGCCACTCGAAACTCTTGACGAGTTTCGCTACCCGAGCCCTGCTCCATCCGGTGGTGGTCGCACGCGGCAGTGGAGCTACGACCTGCTCGGAGCGGCTTGCGCAGATCCCGAGTAGCGACAGTCGTCAAGACTTTCGGGGATTCGTGCTGCCACTCGAAACTCTTGACGAGTTTCGCTACCCGAGCCTTTCTCCATCCGGTGGTGGTCGCACGCGGCAGTGGAGCTACGACCTGCTCGGAGCGGCTTGCGCAGATCCCGAGTAGCGACAGTCGTCAAGACTTTCGGGAATTCGTGCTGCCAAACGAAACTCTTGACGAGTTTCGCTACCCGAACCTTTCGCTGTTGCAAGCGACTTGTGAAGTAGCAGAATGACCCAAACCGTCGGCGGTTCGTGGGAAACCGACCGCTCGCCCTCGGATTGAAATACACTGTGGGTTTTCATTCCTCAGGATGCTGCCTTGATGTCGAACCCCATTCCTCGTCGCCAAGCGTTGTTGGCGGCCTCCACTGTCGCAGCGGCGGCTCTGCCCGCCACTCAACTTCTCGCGGGAGAGTCACGCACGATGCTTGCTGCCAAGACGAACTTGATGGACATGATTTCGGTGCCACCGCTGGCGATGAACACCAGCACGCTGCGTGGGCACAACTTGACCGTGCCTCAGCAAATCGAGGTGGTTGCGAAAGCTGGATTTGATGGCATCGAGCCGTGGATCCGTGATCTGCGAAGTCACGTGGATGGCGGCGGTAGCGTTGCCGATTTGAAGAAACAGCTCGACGACACGGGATTGAATGTTGTCGGGGCGATCGGATTTGCCCGTTGGATCGTGGACGATCCCGCGGAACGCCAAGCCGGTTTGGACGAAGCCAAGCGGGACATGGAGTTGGTGGCAGCGCTCGGTGGCAAGCAAATGGCCGCACCTCCGATTGGAGTTCATCGGACCGAAGAACTTGGCGAAGGCGGTGCACCCTCGCTCGAGACGATCGGCGAACGTTACCGGGCCATCTTGGAACTCGGGGACACGATGGGCGTGACGCCGTTGTTGGAACTCTGGGGGTTCTCGCCGGTGCTGCATCGCCTGGCGGAGTTGGCTTACGTTTCGACGGCCGCGGCTCATCCGTCCGCGGCGGTGCTGCCTGATTTCTATCACATTTACAAAGGCGGCAATGAGATGTCGTCATTGGGGATGATCGAAGCGTCCCGCATGCCGTTGTTCCATATCAACGACTATCCCGCTCAGCCCGGGATTGATGTGATCGCCGACAAAGACCGGGTGTACCCGGGCGATGGGGTGTGTGACTTGGTGGGCACGATCGCGATGTTGCTTCGCAATGGATTTGCTGGCACGTTCTCGCTGGAGTTGTTCAACCCAGGGTATTGGAAGCTGCCTGCGGAGCAGGTCGCCGCGGAAGGCTGCCAGAAGTCTCGCGACGTGATCGCGAAAGCGGTGGCAGCAGCGAAGCAAGCCGCCGCCAACCAGGCTTGATCCGAATGAATCCGATTTTTGCCTGGGGACGACGGCACGGGTTTCTTCTGACGTTGGCGGTGTTGTTTGCGATTGGTTTCACCGCCGCCGACGTGCTTCGTCCGGTCGCGGAGCAGGAATGGCTTCGCGGCGCGGTCGTGTTTGCGGTCATGTGGGCATCGGGAATGACGCTGCCGTTGCGATCCGTGACGGATGCGGTGCGGCGACCCATGGCGGTGCTGGCCGCGGTCGGCCTGAACACGCTGGCGGTGCCTGTGGCGGCTTGGTGGATTGCGGGATGGCTGGCTCCGGAATGGAGGTTGTCGTTCTACGTGGCTTCATTGGTGCCTTGCACGCTCGCCTCGGCGATGGTGTGGACGCGCCGCGCCGGGGGGGATGATTCGATCCCGATGCTGACCACGGTGGTGACCAATCTCGCCTGCGTCGGTGTGATCCCGCTGGGATGGTGGTGGGTGTCGGAGACCGAAGCCGTGGCGGAGCTCACCCGTGGTCTGCAGGCGGTGGCGGTGGCGGAATTGGGGGCGGGGGCCGCTGGAGCGGGCGGCCGGACGTTGGCCGATCAAGCGATCAAGTTGGGATTGGTGGTGGTGGCTCCGCTGACCTTGGCCCAGGGCATGCGTCTGGGAGGGTGGGCCGAGTGGGCGGATCGAACCAAGCCAAGGTTGTCTTGGGCGGCTCAGGGCGGCATCCTGACCATGGTGGTGTTCGGTGCCGTGACCACCGCCGACAAGCTGGCCTCGATCACCGAGGAAGGCGGGATGGCGGTCTTTGCTCAACTGATCGCGACTGCCTCTGCGATTCACTTGGTGTGTTTGTTGGCCGGAATCCTCTTCACCCGGTGGGTGCTGGGACGCGGTCCCGAGACACAGATCGCCGTGGGGTTCTCGGCCAGCCAGAAGACGCTCGCGATTGGCCTGCAAACGTCCATGGATCTGGGGGTCAGCGTGTTGCCAATGATCATCTACCACGTCATTCAGTTGGTCTGGGACACCGTGGTCGCCGACGCTTGGTTGGCAAGGGGAAAGAAGGATTCGTCAGGATGAAGCTTGCGCAGCCATCTCGGGGCTTCCACCCCGAGCGATCGAGGCCGTGCAGTTTTTTTTGATGCCGTTTTTGAGTTGGTTTTTACTTGTCGCACCTCCCCTGAAACGAAGTTTCAGGGGAGGTCGAGCGACGCCGTTCAGGCGTCCGCGAGGGAGGGGGCACGAGCATGGGATCGCAGTATGAATTGCCCTCCCCCGAAAACCTTGCTGAAGGCTCGTTTCTCGACCCCTCCCGTTTCACGGGCGGGGTTCGCAAGATTTGATGAGCACTGCACTTAAAAACTGCACGACCTCGATCCACGAGGTCTCTTCCGGAGCCTTGGACGCAAATTCGCCCCGGAGGCGCCGTCAACACTAAGCAGGTCGGCAGGAGTGATCAAGCACAACCATGTGAGCCGTTTGGGCGTTAGCCCCGGTTGTGCGTGAAAACCGTGGCTAACGCCAGCGGCTCACATACCCGATGACACCAGCGTACCTGCTTAGCTCGGAGCGGAAGCCCCGAGACCAGCGTCCCACGTTCAGAGCAGTTCGTTCCAGCTCAAACCGAAACGCTGCAAGTACTTTCGCAAGCGATCGGCGTCGTTGGGTTTGGCCTTGGCTTTGCGTGACTCGGCAAACAGGGTTCGGCCGGCTTGTGACAGCGATCGGCTTTGGCGGCAAACCCGAATGACCTCGGCGAGCTGCACGCGATCGAAGCGATCCAGTTTCGAGACTTGGGTTTCATCCAAGCAGCTGGCCAAGATGGACGTGTCCTCGCGGTGGGCATCGGCGACCTGCCAGCTCGATCGCAGTCTGGCGATTTCCTCGGTCACCAATTCGATCGTGATGCGTCCGCCTTCGGCAAGCGTCCCCATCCGCGTCACGGCCGCATTGAGATCGCGAAAGTTGGCGTTCCAAGGTGTGGCCGGGTCCAGGGCGAAATCGACAAACGCTTTGCGAGCCTCTGTGCTGATCGTGACCTTCTGCCCGGAGTCACGCGTGAATTGCTGCAACTCGTAGTCCAGGTTGGGGTCAATGTCAGCTCTTCGTTCGCTGAGTCCGGGCAATCGAAATGACCAAAGGTTGATTCTGGCCAACAAGTCTTCCCGAAACCTGCCCGCACTGACTTCGGACATCAAGTCACGATTCGTTCCCGCGATCAATTGAAAGTCGCTGCGGATGCTTTGGTCGGATCCGACCGGCGTGAATTCCTTCTCTTCGATCGCACGCAACATCATTGCTTGTTCATCCAGCCCCAGTTCACCGATCTCGTCGAGGAACAGCATGCCGCCATCGGCGGATTTCAGCAGTCCCGCCCGCGCGGAGCTTGCTCCCGTGAAGGCTCCCTTGGTGTGACCGAACAGCGTCGACATGGCCTGTTCGCCTCGGATCGTCGCGCAGTTGACTTCGACGAACGGGCCACTGACCTGTCGCCGGCTGTGCTTGAGTTCGTAAACCAGTTTCGCAAGTTGCGTTTTGCCTGCCCCAGTCGGACCGGACATCAAGATCGGTGCCTTCGTGGCCAGGGTCACTCGCTCGATCCGGTCAATCAGTGCATTGAAGGACGGGTCCTTGGTTTCAATGCCGTGTTTGAGGATGGAGCGTGCTTCGTCTTGTTCTTGCCCAAAGCGTTTGGCCAGTTCGTCGTAGCGGGACAGATCCAAGTCGATGATCTGGAACGTCCCCTGCACCGAGGCTGCCTCCTGTTGCTTGGACCGACCTCTCGCTGGCGGCGGCGACGTTTGGATCAAACGCCCCGGCAAGTGACGGGACTCCGTCAACAGGAACAGACAGATTTGTGCGACGTGGGTCCCGGTGGTGATGTGAACCAAGTAGTCTTCGGCGTCCGTGTCGAAGGCGTAGTCGCGAGAGAACTGATGCAGTCCCGCGTAGACCTCTTCCAGGTCCCACGGGTCTTTCAACGCGATCGGATGCACTCGCACGGACGTTTCCGGGGAGACGGTCTCGATGTCTTGAACAACTTGGTCGGCCAGCTTGGAGTAACGACGTTCGGCGATCAGCTCGAACCGATCGACGATCAAGTCATCCTGCTGGCAGATCGCCACCGAGGGACGCCAGGTGCCCCACCGATCGCGAGATTTGCGGGGTTGGTCGAGATGGACGCCGAGCAGGCCGATGACAACGCATTTCTTGTTCATATCCCACAGTATAATTCACTAGCGATTTGTATACGCGAGAGGTGGTTCTGTTCCAGGTGCTGATTGCTCGCTTTTTCCGTAAGTCCCTGTCAGGGAGTGTCTTGCGTGTTCTGGTGGAGGTTTGGCACGGGCGGTGCTTAAGCAAACCCGCATCACCCATCGAATTTCTTCAGCTCGAGGCTTCCATGACGACATCGACCAAGACTCGCTCCACCCCGGATTCGCGCTTCAAGTACTCCGGCCCCGGAATGGTTTCGACCGGCGAAGCGACCGCGCTGCTGCGGACGGAAACGACCGCGCCGATTCGGGTTTTCGGAACCGAGTCCATTCGAGAAACCTTCGACGACTTGTGCTTGCAACAGGCCGTCAATTCGCGATTGGCCCCCGGCGTCACCGATCTGGTTTTGAATCCTGACGCGCACTGTGGTTACGGAGCACCAGTGGGTTGCGTGATGGTTTCGCCCACTCACATTTATCCCGGTCCGGTCGGTGTCGACATCAAGTGTTCGATGAGCTTGTTGCAATTGGATCTTCCCGCCGAAGCGATCGAGGACCGCAAGGTTCGTCGAGCCTTGATTTCGGCGATCTGCCAACGCACGCCGACGGGCGCTGGAAAAGGGCAACGCAGCGTGACCAAGGCACGGCATGTCAACCGAACCCTTGGGAAGCAATTGGTGACCGAGGGCGCAAGCGACGATGTGTGCCGCGCTCTGGGGATCCCGACCAGTTGGTCGCACCGCTGCGAAGACTCGCACCATGTTGGACACGATGACACGGAGTTGGCACTCGAGAATCGACTCGAAACGATTCTGGGGCATCGCCACATGAGCAACTTCAGCGACAAGATGCAGCAACTGGGGTCGTACGGAGGCGGGAACCACTTCGGTGAATGCGAAGTGGTGGAAGTTGGCGATGACGACCGTGCTCGTGAAGTGGCTCAAACGTTTGGTCTGATCGATGGAAACGTGGCGTTTCTGTCGCACTGTGGATCGCGCGGGTTCGGACACAACTTGGCGTCGGGCCAATTCCGTACCTTGCAAGACAAGTTCGATCGGTGGGGGATTCCGCTGCCTGCGGGCGATCGCCAATTGGTCTACGCTCCTTTGGGAACCGAGGAAGCGAATGACTACCTCGATGACATGGCCTTGGGAGCGAACTTCGCGACCGTGAACCATTTGCTGATCAATGCTCTCGTACTGGAAGCGTTCCAGGAAGTGATTCCGGGAACCCGCGGGAACCTGGTTTACTTCATCAGTCACAACATCGCTCGAAAGGAAATCGTGGGCAATCAACCAGCCTGGGTGCATCGAAAGGGAGCCACGCGAGCGATACCGGGTGGGCATCATTCACTCGCCAACACCCCGTTTGCAAAATCCGGGCACCCGATTCTGTTGCCGGGAAATCCACGCGATGGGTCAGCCGTGATGGTGGCCGAGGAAGGTGCGTCGGCGTCTTGTTACAGCGTCAACCATGGTGCGGGACGGACGCTCGGACGACGTCACGCCAAACGTGTGCTGGATCAAGCGACGGTGGATTCGGAATTTGATTCCAACGATATTTTGAGCAATTGCCGCAAGTACCCGATCGACGAAGCCCCCGCGGCATACAAGGATTTCAATGAAGTCCTGCGGTCGGTCAAGTCCGCTGGATTGGCAAGCGAAGTGGCTCGTTTGAAAGCCCGGTTTGTGATCAAGGATGCGAGCAAAGCAGATGATTGAAATCAATGGAAACGAGGGCGAAGGAGGCGGGCAGATTGTCCGCTCTTCGCTCGCCCTCGCGGCGGTCACGGGCCAGCCCGTTCGCCTCACCAACATTCGCGGCGGTCGCCAGAAACCGGGGCTGCTGCGTCAGCATCTGGCCGGTGTGCGGGCGATCCAAGCGGTGTGTTCGGGGGACGTGGACGGTGACCAACTGGGCTCGAATGAATTGACTTTGGTGCCTGGCAAATTGTCGGGCGGCGACCATCGCTTTGAAGTGGGTTCCGCGGGCAGTGCGATCCTGGTGGCGCAGACCATCCTGCCGGTTCTTCTGCACGCGGATGCACCATCCACGATCGAGATTGGCGGTGGGACGCACGCAGCGTGGGCACCGCCATTTGATTTCTTCTTGCGTTGCTACCTGCCGTTGTTGGCTCGGATGAATGCGAATGTCGAAGCCGACATTGAATCCCACGGGTTTTATCCCGCCGGTGGTGGGCGGGTGGTGCTGAAGGTCACGCCCTCGACTGGGATCAAAGGACTCACGTTGACGGATCGAGTCGGGAAACTGCAACCGAGAGTCACCGCATTGGTTTCCAAGATTCCAACATCGGTGGGCGAACGTGAGTGTGACCTGATCGCACGAAAAACCGGCTGGGACAAGAAGGCATTCCAGGTGCTCGATGTTCCGCAAGCCGGTGGTCCGGGCAATGTCGTGATGATCGAGTTGGGGTTTGACAACGTCCGTGAATTGATCATTGGGTTTGGCAAGATCGGAGTCAAAGCGGAGCAGGTGGCGCGGGCGACGTTGCGTGAGGCCCGTGCTCACTTGGCCAGCGACGCGCCCGTGGGTGTGTTCCTCGCCGATCAACTGTTGTTACCGATGGGCTTGGCGGCGCGCAACGGGCACCGCAGTGAGTTTCGCACCGGGCCCCTGTCCCCGCACTGTCAAACTCACATCGAAGTGCTGCGACGTTTTCTCGATGTCAACATTCAGTCTGTCACCGGTGAAAACGGTTCCGTTGACGTGAGTGTTGAAGCAGGTGACGGCTGCATTGGCTCAGCGTGAACTGATTGCCGTGCTGCAAGGTTTCAAGCATTGGTTGCAGTTCTCCATTGCGGGAAGCAAAGCGAGTATAAACACAGGCTTGTTGCAAGCGGTTTTGTTTCTTCTCAAGAGGTGGTTGCGATGCGAATGTTCAGTGTTTGCTTGATGGTTTTGGTTGGCTGGCAAGGGACGTCGGCATTGGCTCAGGAGATGTTGCCCAAGGACGTTCTTCAAATGGACGCTGGGACCTGGGATGCCAAAGTGACGATGCACGGCATGGGACAGGAAATGGTTTCCGAAGGCACGGAAGAGAACAAGATGCTGGGCCAGGTTTGGCTGGTCAGCAGTTTCAAGGGCGAATTCGGCGGGGAAGTGTTCGAAGGACGGGGCCATGTTGGCTACGACCCTGCGTCGAAGCAGTACGTTGGCAGTTGGATCGATTCGATGACGCCCGTGGCCACGCAGATGAAGGGCACTTACGACCCCAAGACCAAGACGATGACGCTGCAGACCAAGGGAGTCGACATGCAGGGCAAACCATCAACGGGCACGGTGACAACGGTCTACCAAGGCACCGACAAACGCACGACAACCATGCACAGCATGATCGATGGCAAGAAGGTCAAGGTGATGGAAATCGTCTACCAGCGAGCAGCGGGCAAGTAGCTGGTTAGGACCGAGTGGGAAGCAATTCGTCATCGTGGTGAAGCAGTTCCGGGATTGGGTGGCCGCAGACTTCCTGGACATCCAAGTCTTGCAGGCGAAGGGAGACGCTGACTTCGCGGTCGCAGGCCACCTGCCGGAGATGAAACATGACTGTGAAAACGAACGGATATCGTGGACGCAGTGCTGCGAAAACAATGCCTTGAGTTCCGGTTCCCAATGAGTCGAGTGGTTCGGCATCCAGATGGTGCCGATAGGTTCCCGACCAATCGGGCAACACAAGACGCATTCAGACGGATTGAATGCCGCGCTGCA includes these proteins:
- the rtcR gene encoding RNA repair transcriptional activator RtcR, which gives rise to MNKKCVVIGLLGVHLDQPRKSRDRWGTWRPSVAICQQDDLIVDRFELIAERRYSKLADQVVQDIETVSPETSVRVHPIALKDPWDLEEVYAGLHQFSRDYAFDTDAEDYLVHITTGTHVAQICLFLLTESRHLPGRLIQTSPPPARGRSKQQEAASVQGTFQIIDLDLSRYDELAKRFGQEQDEARSILKHGIETKDPSFNALIDRIERVTLATKAPILMSGPTGAGKTQLAKLVYELKHSRRQVSGPFVEVNCATIRGEQAMSTLFGHTKGAFTGASSARAGLLKSADGGMLFLDEIGELGLDEQAMMLRAIEEKEFTPVGSDQSIRSDFQLIAGTNRDLMSEVSAGRFREDLLARINLWSFRLPGLSERRADIDPNLDYELQQFTRDSGQKVTISTEARKAFVDFALDPATPWNANFRDLNAAVTRMGTLAEGGRITIELVTEEIARLRSSWQVADAHREDTSILASCLDETQVSKLDRFDRVQLAEVIRVCRQSRSLSQAGRTLFAESRKAKAKPNDADRLRKYLQRFGLSWNELL
- the rtcA gene encoding RNA 3'-terminal phosphate cyclase, translating into MIEINGNEGEGGGQIVRSSLALAAVTGQPVRLTNIRGGRQKPGLLRQHLAGVRAIQAVCSGDVDGDQLGSNELTLVPGKLSGGDHRFEVGSAGSAILVAQTILPVLLHADAPSTIEIGGGTHAAWAPPFDFFLRCYLPLLARMNANVEADIESHGFYPAGGGRVVLKVTPSTGIKGLTLTDRVGKLQPRVTALVSKIPTSVGERECDLIARKTGWDKKAFQVLDVPQAGGPGNVVMIELGFDNVRELIIGFGKIGVKAEQVARATLREARAHLASDAPVGVFLADQLLLPMGLAARNGHRSEFRTGPLSPHCQTHIEVLRRFLDVNIQSVTGENGSVDVSVEAGDGCIGSA
- a CDS encoding DUF1579 family protein; amino-acid sequence: MRMFSVCLMVLVGWQGTSALAQEMLPKDVLQMDAGTWDAKVTMHGMGQEMVSEGTEENKMLGQVWLVSSFKGEFGGEVFEGRGHVGYDPASKQYVGSWIDSMTPVATQMKGTYDPKTKTMTLQTKGVDMQGKPSTGTVTTVYQGTDKRTTTMHSMIDGKKVKVMEIVYQRAAGK
- a CDS encoding RtcB family protein, whose translation is MTTSTKTRSTPDSRFKYSGPGMVSTGEATALLRTETTAPIRVFGTESIRETFDDLCLQQAVNSRLAPGVTDLVLNPDAHCGYGAPVGCVMVSPTHIYPGPVGVDIKCSMSLLQLDLPAEAIEDRKVRRALISAICQRTPTGAGKGQRSVTKARHVNRTLGKQLVTEGASDDVCRALGIPTSWSHRCEDSHHVGHDDTELALENRLETILGHRHMSNFSDKMQQLGSYGGGNHFGECEVVEVGDDDRAREVAQTFGLIDGNVAFLSHCGSRGFGHNLASGQFRTLQDKFDRWGIPLPAGDRQLVYAPLGTEEANDYLDDMALGANFATVNHLLINALVLEAFQEVIPGTRGNLVYFISHNIARKEIVGNQPAWVHRKGATRAIPGGHHSLANTPFAKSGHPILLPGNPRDGSAVMVAEEGASASCYSVNHGAGRTLGRRHAKRVLDQATVDSEFDSNDILSNCRKYPIDEAPAAYKDFNEVLRSVKSAGLASEVARLKARFVIKDASKADD
- the hisH gene encoding imidazole glycerol phosphate synthase subunit HisH; this translates as MITIVDYQMGNLRSVQKAVERSGVEAEITSDASQIAAAERLILPGVGAFGDAIGEIRRRDLEKPIKDFIASGKPFLGICLGLQMLFEQGLEGGTHEGLGVLAGDVVPFELPVEYKVPHMGWNAVDVQSAGADLGIPSGTHFYFVHSYYVRPTDPSVVALTCDYGGEFCAAVRRGNLIATQFHPEKSQGDGLRLMQRFATSPVEVA
- a CDS encoding bile acid:sodium symporter family protein; the encoded protein is MNPIFAWGRRHGFLLTLAVLFAIGFTAADVLRPVAEQEWLRGAVVFAVMWASGMTLPLRSVTDAVRRPMAVLAAVGLNTLAVPVAAWWIAGWLAPEWRLSFYVASLVPCTLASAMVWTRRAGGDDSIPMLTTVVTNLACVGVIPLGWWWVSETEAVAELTRGLQAVAVAELGAGAAGAGGRTLADQAIKLGLVVVAPLTLAQGMRLGGWAEWADRTKPRLSWAAQGGILTMVVFGAVTTADKLASITEEGGMAVFAQLIATASAIHLVCLLAGILFTRWVLGRGPETQIAVGFSASQKTLAIGLQTSMDLGVSVLPMIIYHVIQLVWDTVVADAWLARGKKDSSG
- a CDS encoding sugar phosphate isomerase/epimerase family protein; translated protein: MNTSTLRGHNLTVPQQIEVVAKAGFDGIEPWIRDLRSHVDGGGSVADLKKQLDDTGLNVVGAIGFARWIVDDPAERQAGLDEAKRDMELVAALGGKQMAAPPIGVHRTEELGEGGAPSLETIGERYRAILELGDTMGVTPLLELWGFSPVLHRLAELAYVSTAAAHPSAAVLPDFYHIYKGGNEMSSLGMIEASRMPLFHINDYPAQPGIDVIADKDRVYPGDGVCDLVGTIAMLLRNGFAGTFSLELFNPGYWKLPAEQVAAEGCQKSRDVIAKAVAAAKQAAANQA